From the Brachyhypopomus gauderio isolate BG-103 chromosome 5, BGAUD_0.2, whole genome shotgun sequence genome, one window contains:
- the LOC143513938 gene encoding uncharacterized protein LOC143513938, with protein sequence MTVELCSGVAAVGGVSPPEKDKGEVIQKVGEGKRREWVARNCRKADLLIVAEFYNVPVLRSAKKAEIRDVLLAKLHDDGRLPVDDQDSRSPVRAQPAVLAGVEGALAAKDEIGVFSPAEASEQTPRTSPCTAPVTTPLGPSSLAELDLNMAIRLKELDLAIKQQEHETQLLRVRALELEASRASSHRQPVTRSSEFDISKHISVRNGTLSCPEDEMNLHLQKSYSDSRREEDLPPCREFIPPEPSTQFNIKEPTLAEVRETVRMARASAAPGPSGVPYKVYKHCPRLLVRLWRLIKVVWRRGRVAKQWRYAEGVWIPKEENASNISQFRTISLLSVEGKIFFKVLANRLTEYLLKNSYIDTSVQKGGVPGMPGCLEHTGVVTQLILEARENRGDLAVIWLDLANTYGSIPHKLVSTALTAHHISEKINKLIWDYYSSFSLRFTSGSVTSAWHRLEKGIITGCTISVVLFALAMNMMVKAAEVECRGPLSKSGMRQPPIRAFMDDLTVTATTVTGCRWLLQGLERIITWARMMFKPAKSRSLVLRKGKVVEKYRFYLDGVLIPSVTEKPIKSLGKIYDSTLKDKVAVQSTHAELKRWLSAVDKSGLPGRFKAWIYQHGILPRLLWPLLVYEVPTTMVEGFERNISQYLRRWLGLPKSLSSIALYGNSNKLQLPFSGLVEEFKVTRAREVMLYRDSADNRVSSAGITVRTGRKWKAQEAVEQAEARLRHGILVGTVAVGRAGLGSFTRPCYGKAQGKERRQMIQSEIRAGVEEERRSRMVGMRQQGAWTNWENASARKITWTELWKLEPARLKFLIQSVYDVLPSPTNLHCWGLAEKPLCSLCHGRGSLEHILSCCPKALGEGRYTWRHDQVLKAVSDTICTRIQQTKCQLPGRHNITFIRAGEKPQVAHKAPTGLLASANDWQLKVDLGKQLKFPEQIARTRLRPDLVLTSESSKQVVLLELTVPWEERMEEAHERKKAKYLELVEMCRESGWRARCEPIEVGCRGFIGQSVHRAFKLLGIRGLAERRATKNISEAAEKASRWLWIKRGEEWSSMLLGHKPGTDHPRLGRPGEGV encoded by the exons ATGACT GTGGAGCTGTGCTCAGGTGTGGCTGCTGTGGGCGGAGTCAGTCCCCCAGAGAAGGATAAAGGTGAAGTGATCCAGAAAGTGGGAGAGGGAAAACGGCGGGAATGGGTTGCCCGGAAT TGTAGAAAGGCTGATTTGCTGATTGTAGCCGAGTTCTATAACGTGCCTGTCTTGCGCTCTGCTAAGAAGGCGGAGATTAGAGATGTTTTGCTTGCTAAACTGCATGATGATGGTAGGTTGCCAGTGGACGACCAGGATTCGCGGTCCCCTGTAAGAGCACAGCCTGCTGTGTTGGCTGGGGTGGAGGGTGCCCTTGCTGCAAAGGATGAAATAGGAGTCTTTTCACCGGCGGAGGCCAGTGAACAGACACCCAGAACGTCTCCGTGCACAGCTCCTGTCACTACTCCCCTTGGGCCAAGTTCTCTGGCGGAGTTGGACCTGAACATGGCTATAAGGCTGAAGGAGTTGGACCTTGCAATCAAGCAGCAGGAGCACGAAACGCAGTTGCTGCGTGTGCGTGCTCTGGAGTTAGAAGCGAGTAGAGCGTCCTCCCACAGGCAACCAGTCACACGTTCTTCAGAGTTTGATATCAGCAAGCACATCTCTGTG CGGAATGGAACCTTATCCTGCCCAGAGGATGAAATGAACCTACACCTCCAGAAATCATACAGCGACAGTAGGAGAGAGGAAGATCTGCCCCCCTGTAGAGAGTTTATACCTCCAGAACCCTCCACTCAGTTCAACATCAAAGAACCTACCCTGGCAGAAGTCAGGGAAACAGTGAGAATGGCTAGGGCCAGTGCAGCTCCAGGACCGAGCGGTGTGCCATATAAAGTATACAAACATTGCCCcagactcctcgtaaggctgtgGAGACTCATCAAGGTAGTATGGCGGAGGGGAAGAGTTGCTAAGCAGTGGCGGTATGCTGAAGGTGTCTGGATACCTAAGGAGGAGAATGCAAGTAACATCTCACAGTTCCGCACCATCTCCCTGCTCAGTGTTGAAGGCAAGATCTTCTTCAAGGTTCTGGCAAACCGGCTGACTGAGTACCTCCTTAAGAATTCTTACATTGACACATCAGTGCAGAAGGGAGGAGTCCCAGGCATGCCAGGTTGTTTAGAACACACAGGAGTGGTCACACAGCTGATACTGGAGGCAAGGGAAAACCGAGGGGACCTGGCAGTCATTTGGCTCGACCTGGCCAATACCTATGGATCCATCCCGCACAAGCTAGTGTCAACAGCTCTGACAGCTCACCACATATCAGAGAAGATCAACAAACTCATATGGGACTATTACAGCAGTTTTAGTTTGAGATTCACCTCTGGGTCAGTAACATCAGCATGGCATCGACTTGAGAAAGGGATCATTACAGGTTGTACCATATCAGTCGTGCTGTTTGCACTAGCAATGAATATGATGGTCAAAGCAGCTGAAGTGGAATGTAGGGGCCCCCTGTCCAAATCAGGCATGCGCCAGCCTCCGATTAGAGCCTTCATGGATGATCTCACAGTCACAGCAACAACGGTGACAGGATGCCGCTGGCTTCTGCAGGGTCTGGAAAGGATTATCACATGGGCAAGAATGATGTTTAAGCCTGCAAAATCCAGGTCTCTGGTCCTGAGGAAAGGTAAAGTGGTGGAGAAGTATCGCTTCTACTTGGATGGAGTCCTTATTCCATCAGTGACAGAGAAACCCATCAAAAGTCTAGGGAAGATCTACGACAGCACTCTAAAAGACAAGGTAGCAGTCCAGTCCACACATGCGGAGTTGAAGAGATGGCTATCAGCAGTAGATAAATCAGGTCTTCCAGGGAGGTTCAAGGCATGGATATACCAACATGGTATCCTGCCAAGACTGCTGTGGCCACTGTTGGTGTATGAGGTTCCCACAACCATGGTAGAGGGCTTTGAGCGCAACATCAGCCAGTACCTGAGAAGGTGGCTAGGTCTGCCAAAGAGCCTAAGCAGCATCGCTCTGTATGGGAACTCCAACAAGCTGCAACTTCCTTTTTCTGGCCTGGTAGAGGAGTTTAAGGTCACAAGAGCCAGGGAGGTGATGCTTTATAGAGACTCTGCTGACAACAGAGTGTCTTCAGCAGGTATCACAGTCAGGACCGGAAGGAAGTGGAAGGCACAGGAGGCAGTAGAACAGGCTGAAGCAAGATTGAGGCATGGCATCTTGGTTGGCACAGTGGCAGTTGGTCGGGCTGGGCTAGGTAGCTTCACACGACCATGCTACGGAAAAGCCCAGGGGAAAGAAAGACGCCAGATGATCCAATCAGAGATCCGagcaggggtggaggaggaacgCCGCAGCAGGATGGTGGGCATGCGCCAGCAAGGAGCTTGGACAAACTGGGAGAATGCATCTGCACGGAAGATCACCTGGACAGAGCTTTGGAAGCTAGAGCCTGCACGACTCAAGTTTTTGATCCAGTCAGTGTACGATGTCCTTCCAAGTCCAACCAATCTCCATTGCTGGGGATTAGCAGAAAAACCATTGTGTTCACTTTGCCATGGTCGAGGCTCCCTGGAACACATCCTAAGCTGCTGCCCAAAAGCTCTGGGAGAAGGGAGGTACACCTGGCGTCATGACCAGGTGCTCAAGGCAGTATCAGATACCATCTGCACCAGAATTCAGCAAACAAAATGCCAGCTCCCAGGAAGGCATAACATCACCTTCATCAGGGCAGGAGAAAAACCCCAAGTGGCACACAAGGCCCCAACTGGGCTACTAGCCTCAGCTAATGACTGGCAATTAAAAGTGGACCTTGGGAAGCAGCTGAAATTCCCAGAGCAGATTGCAAGAACACGACTTAGGCCCGACTTGGTACTAACATCGGAGTCCTCTAAGCAAGTAGTGCTGCTGGAGCTTACAGTCCCCTGGGAGGAAAGGATGGAGGAGGCTCATGAACGAAAGAAGGCAAAATACCTGGAGCTGGTAGAGATGTGCAGAGAAAGTGGCTGGCGGGCCCGCTGTGAGCCGATAGAGGTGGGCTGCAGGGGTTTTATAGGACAATCTGTGCACCGGGCATTCAAGCTCCTTGGCATTAGAGGGTTGGCTGAGAGAAGAGCCACAAAAAACATCAGTGAGGCAGCAGAAAAAGCCTCCAGGTGGCTGTGGATCAAGAGGGGAGAAGAATGGAGTAGCATGCTGCTTGGACACAAACCGGGGACTGATCACCCCCGGTTGGGTCGCCCAGGTGAGGGTGTCTGA